In Papaver somniferum cultivar HN1 chromosome 1, ASM357369v1, whole genome shotgun sequence, a genomic segment contains:
- the LOC113322967 gene encoding F-box/LRR-repeat protein At4g14103-like, with protein MKESSMKRTDPTDRISELPDTVLSHILSSIPTKSVVRTSILAKRWRYVWKSVPVMDFDENLFPRQTGNAEHENTSFLSFVDRVMESQDDTDIRKLRLAFFDADIVRVNKWIQIAIDRNVRELLIETPKNYVEFTESLFSCNSLVYLKFDRSYANLKLPESFCFGSLRTLCLSAVYFPENALLVQFLSGCPVLEDLDMNGCRWSMLECEVEISSPTVTRFSLDGSCPVVRSDGDCKMKDRTIKICIPNVKSFKYIDHVAKDYNMESHLSLVDAFIDVRIGEPYWNEAYENCGYSVVNLLKGVSNAKYLSLSDSTLELLCEASDLVEVLPKFPNLKKLVVVSGRHELHFIAIAFFLQSSPVLKSLEIQIESSPKYKHIYDQEEESYGLAEGEGFENLYLHCLKEVKISCFGDSEHELNFVKLLLRVANKTKINIIKDRGDDIEIVCT; from the exons atgaaggaatcaagTATGAAAAGAACGGATCCGACGGATCGAATCAGTGAGTTGCCTGATACTGTTCTTTCTCACATCTTATCATCCATTCCTACGAAATCTGTTGTAAGAACCAGCATATTAGCTAAAAGATGGAGATATGTTTGGAAATCAGTACCTGTTATGGATTTTGATGAAAACCTCTTTCCACGCCAAACTGGTAATGCTGAACATGAGAACACCAGCTTTCTCAGTTTCGTTGATCGGGTCATGGAATCACAGGATGATACCGATATAAGGAAGCTTCGTCTTGCGTTTTTCGATGCTGATATTGTTCGAGTTAATAAGTGGATTCAGATTGCCATAGATCGTAATGTGCGTGAACTACTCATAGAAACACCTAAAAATTATGTGGAGTTCACGGAATCTCTTTTCTCTTGTAATTCACTAGTTTACTTGAAGTTTGATAGGTCCTATGCTAACCTCAAACTTCCTGAATCCTTTTGTTTTGGTAGCCTGAGAACCCTATGTCTTAGTGCTGTTTATTTCCCAGAGAATGCTTTGCTTGTACAATTTCTTTCTGGTTGTCCTGTCCTTGAAGATTTGGATATGAATGGATGTCGATGGAGTATGTTAGAATGTGAAGTTGAAATTTCTTCTCCAACCGTTACAAGATTCTCTTTAGATGGTTCTTGCCCTGTGGTACGTAGCGATGGTGATTGCAAAATGAAGGACCGGACCATCAAGATATGCATCCCAAATGTCAAATCTTTCAAATACATAGATCACGTTGCGAAAGACTACAACATGGAGAGTCACTTGTCTTTGGTTGACGCATTTATTGATGTCAGAATCGGAGAACCATATTGGAATGAGGCATATGAGAATTGTGGTTACTCTGTTGTCAATCTTCTGAAAGGGGTTTCAAATGCTAAATATCTATCGTTGTCTGACTCGACTCTTGAG CTTTTGTGCGAGGCATCTGATTTGGTGGAGGTGCTTCCAAAGTTTCCTAATCTCAAGAAATTGGTAGTCGTCTCGGGCAGACACGAACTGCATTTCATAGCGATAGCCTTCTTTCTACAGAGTTCTCCAGTTTTAAAGTCTCTTGAGATACAAATTGAG TCATCTCCCAAATACAAACACATTTATGACCAAGAAGAAGAGAGCTACGGATTAGCAGAAGGTGAAGGTTTCGAGAATCTATATCTACATTGCCTCAAGGAAGTAAAGATCAGTTGTTTTGGTGATTCTGAACATGAGCTTAATTTTGTCAAACTGCTATTGAGAGTTGCTaacaaaacaaagataaacataaTCAAAGACAGGGGAGATGATATAGAGATCGTCTGCACATAA